The genomic interval GGCCGGGAGCACGCTCAGATACCACCACCCGGCCAAAAGCATGAGTGGCAGGGAAATCATCGCCCACGACGCGCACATGCGCATGGCCAGGGTCCGCGTGGCCTCGCCTGGAATGCGCAGGGCGGTCAGAAAGCCAAACAGCCCGGCCAGCATGAACGCCATCAGGGACCGAAAAACCAGGGACGGCCAAAAGGTCGGATTGAAAAAGCCGTCCCAAAAATTCTCCGTGGTCAACCAGTCACCCGGAGTGAGCATGAAGCCGATAACCCCGTTGATGATGAACAGCGACAGCCAGGCAAACAAAAAATAAAGCCAGCCCACGACCATGTGATCGCGAGGCTTCATCCGTTGAAACGAATAATGGTAGATAAGCAGGGCCACGATTTCGCCGATGAAAAAAACCCACTCCGTGGCCCATCCCCAGACGAAAATATGGATCAGGCTCGACGTCGCGGCCGGGGCGAGCACGGAAATGATAAACCAAATCCCCACACCGGAAATACCGCCAAAGACCATGGTCAACAGCAGAAAAAACCAGGTATGGCCGCGCACGAATTCCAACAATTCCGATGAATTTTCCCGTCTTGCCCGGGACTCGGTCAGGACCAGGAACAAGCCGCCGCCCACGGCGAAATGGGACACGAAGACATGGGTCGTGGCAATAAGGGCAATCCAGAATCCCCCGGCCAAGGTCGAAAGCTGCCAAACAGGATATTCCATGGTTTAGATCCCTCCCCCGGCTTTGCGATGCAATGAAAACATGTACGCGATGCCCCCAAGACCAGCCGCGAAGCTGACCAGAAAAAGCACGAGGGAGCCGTATTGCCCGGTCACTTCCAACGTGGACGGATGGAAATAGGGTTTGAGATAGGCCATCCGCAGAAGGTCGCGCATCCCGACCATGACCAGCACCGTCGCGACCAAGGCCCCCACCGATCCCCAAACCCGGCCGGAAAAACCCATGACCAAAATAGCCACGGTTCCAATCAATCCAGCCACGAAGACAGCCGTGTACAGCGTGTTTCCGCCCATGAACAACAACATTATCTCGCGCGGCAAGGTCAGCAGCCACCACAGACCAATGCCGACCTGGACCAGACTGGCCACGGAGAACCACTTCATCCCCCGGCGCACCCGCGATGCGGCGTGTTGGTCCGAACCCTGGGCGCGGTGATTGAGCGCCGCGACAAACAGGCCACCCCCGGCCAGGGATGCGAACACGAAATGCAGCCAACGCGGCAGCAACGTGGGATCGCCGAGGTTCAGAATCGTCCCCCGGGCATTGAAGAAATACTGGCTCCAGGCCTCGGGTCGGACCATGAGCGACATGACGTTGGTCAGGATAAAACTGGTGAGGAGCAAGCCGCCCACGGCCAGCGGCAGGGGAAGACCGGCCGGCCCGCCGAACAGTCCCCGCTTGGCCCGTCCGGCATGGACATAGAGCAGACCGTAGGAGACCATGACCACGACCACCAGCAGCATCCAGTACACGGCCGAAAGCACGGCCGCGCTGTACAAAAACTGCCCATAAAGCACCTGCAAAAAAAGCAGGGGCGGCACGCCCAGGTTCACGGTCAGCGCCAAGGTGGTCGGCAGCCGTTTGGCCAGCTCCGCGCCGGGCCCTTGCGGTGGGCGGCCGCCGAACAAGGCCAACACCGCCCCTCCCAACAATGCATTCATGAGCAGAAGATGGCAGGCGAAGGTCACCAGCAGAAAAAATTCAAACCACCCCCAAGCCACCGGGATGGTATCGGGCGAAGGGATAAGCGCCGCGGGATCCATGAATTGCCTCCTTGATCGGGGTGATTGATGCCTCCAAACCTAACATCGACATCTTTCCCGTGGCAAGTCCGGCTCGCGTAACATCTTGATTCCGTTCCCACGAACTCCCGTCCGAATATACCTGGTCTGGGTCGGCGCGGACGGAGCCGGCCCAACCCCGCTCTTGTCTTTCAAAAAACCTGATGACAAGGTGCCCCGCGATGAACTTCCACCCTGTCCAACCCACGCCACCCACGGCCAACCCCCGCGCAGGTATTTCGTGAAAGCACCCTTTTCCGTTTCCCATCCGATTCTGGCCGGGCTGAGCTACTGCGCGGCCCTGATTCTTTACTGCGGGGCCATGCCCCTGGTGTATGCCGGTCATCCGTTCTGGATTGCCGAAGGGCCGCTACCACCGTCACACCTGGTTCCGGCCCTGGCCATGGCCCCGCTTGGCCTTGTCTGCGCCTGGACGCTTTGCCTCGTGGCCACGGGGCATCGTCCCACCATCGGGCAGAGCCTGCTCGACATGCTCGTTCCCACGGTACTGACCCTGGCCAGCCACCGCGAAATACTCATTTGGCAAGCCCCGACGCACTGGATGGACCTGCTGACCCTAAGCCCCATCTGCGCCACGTTCATGGCCCTGGCCCATATTTCTCTTCTCACCGTGTCCATGGCCAAAAATGGGCGCCACCCGTCCGCCGTGGCCCAGACATGTCTTCTGATGAGCCCGTTTTTGTTCAACTGGCTCCTGCTTCTCCAAACACCGTCCCTGCTCCAGACCCTGGGCGCGCCGTGGACCGATACCTCGATCTTCGGCCCACGGGGCAGCGAACTTGCCGGAAGGGTTATCGTTCTTCTCGTTTTCAACATTTCCATCACCATGGGCATCAACGCCTTGTGCATCCGCGCCCTGCCGCGCGGAGCGCGGCCCTATCTGCTCCCGGTGGCCTGCGCCTTCTACGCGGGCCTGACTCCGCTCATCGCCGACCTGGGAGCAACCCCGGAAGTTGCCGCCCTGCCCGCGCCCCTGGGAGCCATTGTCGCCACGCTGACCGTGGCCGCGGCCCAAGCCGGCCTTTGGGGGGAAACCTTTCTCATGACCGGCCTGCTCATGGACGCCCTGAAAGGCCGCAGACCGACAGGATACTGGGGCATGCACTATTATCGCGAAGGGTTGGGCAAGGGAGCGGCCTACAGCGCCCTTTTCCTGGGCCTGCTCTTTGTGGTGCAATTCCTGGGCTCATCCAACCTGTTCCTGGCCGCCCATCTGGTCCAGCCACTGCTTGTGTCCCTGCTCCTGGGCACGGCCGCCATGCCTTTGGCCAAAACCATCCTTGAATCCTTTGACGGCAGCCGCCCCTTCTTCATCCGTCTGGCCAACAGCTACCGCGAGCCCCGGCTCTACGCGCGCGGCGCGATCCTGGGCCTGGGATTATACCTGATGCCCCTGGCCGTCTTCATCCACAAGGATGAAGGCACACGCTTTCTGCTCGGCGTCCTGCTTGGAGCCATGACCCATGGCGGCGCGAATCTGATTCTTGATGGAATCGACATCGTCCGGGGCCCGCGCATGCGTCTGCAATCCTGGCGCGTCTATTTGACCGGCGCCCTTCTGGGGGGATTCGTGGGCGGGGCCATCGCCTGGTACCTGGACCCAAGCCAGACAGCCGTCATCGTGAACAAGTTCCAGCTCTACACGACGCTGCACCAGGCCGGAGCCACGGATTACGTCATCTATCCATTGTTCAGCAAATGGGGCGCCATGAACCTTGGGCCACACACGGGCAGCGCGCGCATTCTCTTCAACGAATCCGTGTCCGGGGTGATCAACTGGTCCCTGGCCGCGCCCCTGTTCAGCGTGAATCTCTTTTTCCTGACCGCCCTCTTCACCCGCAGCCTGACACCCATCCGCATGCTGGCCAGCCGCGACGGCATGATCGCCGTGGCCGAACAGACCGTGCGCGTGCTGCGTTGGGGATTGTGGATGGCCCCGGTCATCTATTCCCTGCTGCGCATCTCCCCGGACCCGACATGGTACAACCAGGATGGAGCCATCCGCACCCTGGCCGCCATCTGGCAGAGCATCGCCCTCACGCCCGAGGCCTTTCGCGGCTGGAGCATCCAGACCTTCATGTATCTGCTGGCCTACGACTGGTTCCGCATCCTCATCTGGCTGGATCACATGGGCCTGCGCGTGGCCACCCTGGTCAACCTGTCCTTTGTCGGCGGCGACGCGCTGGACGAGCTCCTGGCCCGATTCCAGGGACATCCCGGTCGGACCCGCTGCATCCCCGAGGCCCTGCGCCGCTTTGCCACCTGGGCGCCGCTACTTATTCCGTTTTTCCTGCCCATGGGCGCGGACTGGGGCTATGTCTGGGACACGGCCGAATCCATCCAAAAAACCGGCCAGGGGCAGGCCTCTCCATTGGCCGTGCTGGTGGTTCTCTTTCTGATCGGCGGGACCATCACGGCCCTGGTCAGCCGCGCCAGAGCCAAACGGCAGGCAAAGCCGCGAGCCAACATCGGCCTGGCCTGCGGACTGGACAGGCCGGGCTACTGTCCGCCGGATGAAATCATTCTGCATAACGGTGTCTACACCGTGATCCAGGGGCGCGACGGCCGGGGCTACAGCCGGGTCTTCAGCGCCGTGCGCCACGGCCGGGAATACGACCTGACCAACCGCCCGGTTTCCCGCGCCCACAGCGTCGGTAAATTCCTGTACCTGCACGAGGACGGGGCCGCGCCCTGGACTCTGGGCTGCCGACCCATCCGTCGTCGGGACGTGAACGTCTGCGTCGAATCCACCGGCCCGCTTTCACTCCGCATGACCGGGTCCTGCCAGGGAATCACGGTCCGGGCCGACATCAGCCTGCTCCCGGACAAAACCGTCGAGCTCTGTCGGGTACGCCTGACCAACACGGCCAAACATCCCCGTCAGCTGGAATTAACCTCGTATCGGGAAATCTGCCTGAACGACCCCAATCCGCAGCTGCGCCACCCTTTCTACAACCGGCAGCACATCGCGACGTGGTTCGTGCCCGAACTTACGGCCATTCTCGGACGCAATCGCATCCTCAAAACCGATGCGGCCAAAGCGCAAAACCTGCGTCCCTCGCCGGAGGTCTATCTGCATGCCGCGCACATTCCCGCCGACCAGACTCATGTCCGCGTAATCGGATATGAGGACAATCGGGGAAAATTTATTGGCGACACCACGCTGCACGACCCAGAGGGACTGGTCGGTCCGACCCGCGCCCTGGACGACCGCGACCTGCGCTACACCTTCGATCCCATCGCCAGCCTGCGCCTGGGTGTCCGCCTTGAACCCGGCCAGTCCGCCGAGTTCCTCCTTCTGGACGGTTACGCCCCCTCGGCCGAGGATGGCGCGCGCCAGATCCAGGAACTGTTCCATCTGCCCGAGACGCCCATCGTCCACCCAACAGTCCCGGCCGGACCGTCCCGAGACATCCAGGAGCCAAGCCTGGAAGCCATGCTCCGGCCCCCCGTCAGCGAAACCTTCCGCTTTTCCGACACCGGCGAGGAACTGCACCTTGGCTGGAAGACTCCACGCCGCTGGGCGCATCTGATGACCAACGAGCTGGGTTACGGTCTGCTGGCCACCAATGACGGGGCCCTGTCCTCCTTCATGGGCAATTCCCAACAAAACGCCCTGACACCCTTTGCTCCGGATTCCATGAGCGTTCAGACCCCCGGCCAGATATTCTACCTCAAGGACATTGCCACCGGCGAAATCTTCTCCCCGACCTATGTTCCCTTCCGGGACAAAACCGCCACGCATGACGTCACCTTCGGCCTGGGGCACTGCGTGTTCCGCATGCGCCGGGGTTACATAGACACCGAGCTGACCGCCTTTGTCCTGCCGGACCAACCCGTGGAGGCCCGGCTGCTGCGCATCCGCAACGCATCATCGACGCCCAAGACCTATGTCGTGACCTTTTGCGCCCAGATCGTCCTGGCCGAGGTGCCCGTGGACTCCATCGGTCAGATCGAAACCGACACCGACGCCAAGCTCGGCGCGCTCTTCTTCAACCGGCCGGAAAACCGTTACCATCAGGGATGGGCCTTCGTGGCCTCCAGTCTGCCGGTATGCGCCTCGGAAACCAGCCTGAACCGCTTCCTGGGCGAAGGGCGCGACTTCTCGGACCCTTGCATGGTCATCTGCGGCGGCCCGGACCCCGACCAGGACGACGACGGCTACCGTGTGGCCGCCCTGTCCGGGACCATCACTGTCCCGGCCGGTGGCGAGGCCCGCATGCATGTCCTCATCGGACAGGACCGGACCATCCAATCCTGCCGGGAACGCATCCGCGCCCTGGCCGCCGACGACAGCCTCGATACGGCCCTGGCCCACACAAAAGCGTGGTGGCGCTCTGTCCTTGGTGTCATCCGCGTGGACACGGACAGCCCGGCCTTCGATCGGCTGGTCAACTGCTGGCTGCCCTACCAGATCCTCAACGCCAGGCTCTGGGGCCGTCTGGGACCGCACCAACGCAGCGGGGCCTATGGTTTCCGCGACCAGCTCCAGGACGTGCTGCCCCTCGTTTATCTGCGGCCAGACCAGGCCAGGGCCCAAATTCTGCTCCACGCCGGACAGCAATTCCACGAAGGCGACGTCTTGCAGTGGTGGCACAAAACCTGGGATGGCAAGACCGGCCTGGGCATGCGCAACCGGGCCTCGGACCCGCATCTCTGGCTGCCCTATCTGACCTGCCGCTACGTGGAGGCCAGCGGCGATCGCTCCATCCTGGATGAACGCATCGCCTACCTGGAAGGCAGGTCCATCCCTCATGGCGAGGAGGGCATCGCCTTTGTGCCGCGCCCGTCCAGGGACGACGCGACCCTGTACGCCCATTGTCTGCGCGCCCTGAACACCAGCCTGAACCGTCTGGGCAAAAACGGCCTCCCGCTCATGGGCGCGCATGACTGGAATGACGGATTGAGCGCCGTGGGCGTGGACGGCACGGGCACCAGCGTCTGGCTGGGCTTTTTCCTGCACGACGTGCTGCGGACCATGATCCCGCTCATAGAGGAACGCGACGGACGGGACATGGCGCAAAAATTCACGGCCAAGGCCGAGCGCCTGCGCCTTGCCCTGGCCAGACAATGGCGCGACGACCATTTCATCCGGGCCGTGACCGATAACGGCGAGGCGCTCGACTATGCCGACGCCCTGTGTTCGGCCTGGCCACTGCTATCCAAAGCCACGGACCGTGACCACGGCCAGACCGCCTTGGTCTCCGGCCTGAAGCAGCTGGAAAAAAACAACCTGGCCCTGCTCCTGTCCCCATGGTTCGACGAAAACGCAACACCTTACCCCGGCCGCATCGCGGACTATCCTCCAGGAGTACGCGAAAACGGAGCCCAGTATTCCCATGGCGCGTCCTGGCTGGTGGACGCCCTGGCCGAGCTGGCCCACATCGAGGCCCAGACTGGAGACGCGACCCAAGCCAAGGACTGGCGCGAACAGGCCCTGCGGGTCTGGCTCAAAATCTCGCCCCTGGCCCACACCCTGCCCGACGAGCTGGAAACCTACGGTTTGCCCCCACATCAGCAGCCGGCGGACATCTTCCACGGACCGGGCTACGAAGGCCGGGGTGGCTGGAGCTGGTACACCGGCGCGGCCGCACGCATGCTCTGGGCCGCGTATCGCATGCTCGGCATCGGCCTGCGCGGTGGGCGTCCTGAAATCAGCCCAACCCTGCTTGAAGCCCAAGGCGCCCTCAAGGTCCAACAGGTCCGGGTGCACGGAGTGACGGTGTTCAGCGCACACCACGCGGAGGAAACCGATGGGGAATAACCACGACGGCCCGGCCCTAAAACCAGGCAGGTACCGTCATTTCAAGGGCAGGGAGTACGAAGTGCTCGGCGTGGCCCGGCACAGCGAAGGCCAGGAGGACATGGTCGTGTACAGACCGCTGTATGGCGATTCCGGTCTGTGGGTCCGACCCCTGTCCATGTTCGTGGAGGAGGTGGAGCGCGGCGGCGTCCGGCAACCGCGCTTCCGCTTTGTCGGCGGGGAAGAGAAATAAGAAGTCCGGCGGGCAGGGGACACGTCCCCTGCACCCCTTTGGTTGGAGACTATCCGAGTTTGGCGTAGATATCCCGGGCACGTCCCGGAAAATCCGTGATCACGCCCGTGGCCCCTTCCCGGGCCAGCCAGATCAGCTGCTCGGGGGTGTTCACGGTATAGACGTTGACGACGAACCCGCTCGATGTGAATTCACGGATCAAACCGGGCCGAAGGCCGCGCACGGCCGGATGAAGAGCCGTTGCCCCAAGGTCGCGCAAGGCGCCCATGATGCGCTCGACCGGAGCCTGCATGGCCGTGGTGTCGAGCAAGAGGCCAACCGGCACCTCTGGGCAAAATTCATGAAAAAGGCTCACCGAGGCGGCTCGAAAGGACGACACGCACACCCGTCCCGCCCAACCCGACTCCCGGATACGCTTCGCCGTGGCCCGGACCAAGCCATCATCATCCCCGCCCAATTGGTCCTTGATCTCGACATTGACGGCAAGACCGGCCTCCCGGCTCCAGGCCAGGGCCTCGGCCAGAGTCGGCAAAAGCTCGCCCCTAAAGGCGGACAGTTCCCGATTACCGACCGTGCCATCGGCGATGGTCCCGAACGGATCTCGGCGGGCGAACCAACTCCCGGCATCCAGGGCGCGCAGTTCAGCCAGGGTCAAACGGCCGACGACCTGATCCCGACGCGGAAAACTCCGAGTCTTGACGTCTGTTGTCCGGCGCAGCCCATGGTCGTGAATGACCACGACCTGCCCATCCTGGCTCAAATGGACATCCAACTCCCAACCAAAAGCCCCCTGACCCAAAGCGGCATGCGCCGCGGCCATGGTGTTTTCCGGGGCCACGGACCGTGCGCCGCGATGGGCCCAAACCAGGGGCTGGGTCATAATCACTCCTTTTTCCGCACCAAGCGGGGCTTGCTCCCATCCTGGGGGCCGATGATGCCATCCATTTCCATCTGCTCGATGAACCTGGCCGCGCGATTGAAGCCAATACGCAGGCGACGCTGGATCATGGAAATGGACGCGCGCCCCTGTTCGGTCACAAAGTCGATGGCCTCGCCGTATTTGGGATCGTCGAGCACGTCGCTCGCGCCAGCCCCGCCGTCCGCGCCACCGCCTTCGCCGCCAGTGTTCCACTCCGTGAAATCAAGGTCAAACCGCTGCGGCCGCTGCTTTTCCCAGAATCCGACCACGCGGGCGATCTCGTCGTCCCCGACAAAAGCCCCATGTATGCGCTGCATGCCGCCACCACTCAATTTGAAAAGCATGTCCCCCTGTCCAAGAAGGTGCTCGGCCCCGACTCCGTCCAGGATGGTCCGGGAATCGTGCTTGGAGCTGACCTGAAAAGCGATACGCGAGGGGAAATTAGCCTTGATGATGCCCGTGACCACGTCCACCGACGGACGCTGCGTGGCCAGGATAAGATGGATGCCCGAAGCCCTGGCCAGCTGGGCCAAACGGACGATGCTGCCTTCCACTTCCTTGGCCGCCGTCATCATCAGATCGGCCAGTTCGTCGATGACGATGACCAGATAGGGAAAGGGCTTCAGGTCGCGCAGCTCCTCGGGCCGGTTCTCGCCCAGTTCGGCCAGCTTCTGATTATACGTTGTGATATGCCGTACCCCCGTCTTGGCCATGGCCTCGTAACGCTGCTCCATTTCGTACACAGCCCATTCCAGGGCATTCTTGGCCAGATTCATGTCCGTGACCACGGGGTGAACCAGATGCGGCAAGGTGCCGTACACGGCAAGCTCGATGCGCTTGGGGTCCACCAGAAGCAGTTTCACATGCTCCGGATCATGCTTGTATACGAGGCTTAAAAGCAGACAATTCAGGCACACGGATTTGCCCGCGCCCGTGGCACCGGCCACGAGCATGTGCGGCATCTTGGCCAGATCGGCGATTCGTGACGCGCCCTGGATATCCTTGCCCAAGGCCAGGGGCAGCTGTCCCTTGGTGTCGGCGAAGGCCGGGTCGTCGAGAATCTCACGCAGATACACGGTCTGGCGCTGCTCGTTGGGAATTTCGATGCCCACGGTATCCCTGCCCGGCAAGGGCGCGACAATGCGCACGGCCCGAGCCTTGAGGGCCAGGGCCAGATCGTCCCCCATGCCCGCGATGCGGCTGACCTTGATACCGGGCGCGGGCTTGAATTCGAACATGGTGATGACCGGGCCGGGCTGCACGCCCTGGACATCGCCTTGAATACCAAAATCGGCAAAACACGCTGTCAGGGCTTGAGACTGCTTCTCCAAAACCGATTTGGACACGTTTATCCGGGAAGCCGGGACCGAAGCCAGCAAATCCAGGGGCGGCAGCGTCCCTGGGCGGATTGGTGGATCAATCGCCGCATTGCGCTGTTCGCGCTTGAGTACCGGCTTGGGGGCGGTCACGGGACGGGCTTCGACCGGGCCACCGCCCCCCCCCGTGTCCGGCGTGACGGGCTCCGCCATGCTCTTCGGACCACGCACGGCCTTGGCGCCTTTGGTTTCGGGTTTCTTTTCCGCCTCCAGCCCAGCGTGGCCCAGGCCACGAGGCCAGGAACGCGCCCCAGACAAAAACCGCCCCGACTGCGCGACCACGGCCCTGTACGACATGCCCATGACCAGCTGCACCGCGATGAGCGTCAAACAAACGGCAACCAACAAAAACCCGCATTCCCCCAGGCTATGCACGAAAAAACCATGTAGGCTCCGACCCACGAAACCGCCGCCGCCCATCCCGGATGTCGTCCAGCCCAGCCATGGCGTCACCTGCTCAAGCCACAACGGAAGAAGTAGCGCAAACAACAGTGCTCCAGTCCATCGCCACCATCGCGGCCGGAACATGGGAAAAAAAAGCATCCCCGCGCCAACGGCCAGGAACACCGGCCACAACCACGCCGCGCCACCGCACAGATCCACGAGCCCG from Deltaproteobacteria bacterium carries:
- a CDS encoding cytochrome C, whose translation is MEYPVWQLSTLAGGFWIALIATTHVFVSHFAVGGGLFLVLTESRARRENSSELLEFVRGHTWFFLLLTMVFGGISGVGIWFIISVLAPAATSSLIHIFVWGWATEWVFFIGEIVALLIYHYSFQRMKPRDHMVVGWLYFLFAWLSLFIINGVIGFMLTPGDWLTTENFWDGFFNPTFWPSLVFRSLMAFMLAGLFGFLTALRIPGEATRTLAMRMCASWAMISLPLMLLAGWWYLSVLPADVHAFITQKSQEITPYFKILPVASVVVMAGSLVMALRLPRGPRMVVAGILLVAGFAIVGAFEFVREAGRKPWIIHGHTWAQGVRLEQVGELDEPFL
- a CDS encoding glycosyl transferase family 36, with the translated sequence MKAPFSVSHPILAGLSYCAALILYCGAMPLVYAGHPFWIAEGPLPPSHLVPALAMAPLGLVCAWTLCLVATGHRPTIGQSLLDMLVPTVLTLASHREILIWQAPTHWMDLLTLSPICATFMALAHISLLTVSMAKNGRHPSAVAQTCLLMSPFLFNWLLLLQTPSLLQTLGAPWTDTSIFGPRGSELAGRVIVLLVFNISITMGINALCIRALPRGARPYLLPVACAFYAGLTPLIADLGATPEVAALPAPLGAIVATLTVAAAQAGLWGETFLMTGLLMDALKGRRPTGYWGMHYYREGLGKGAAYSALFLGLLFVVQFLGSSNLFLAAHLVQPLLVSLLLGTAAMPLAKTILESFDGSRPFFIRLANSYREPRLYARGAILGLGLYLMPLAVFIHKDEGTRFLLGVLLGAMTHGGANLILDGIDIVRGPRMRLQSWRVYLTGALLGGFVGGAIAWYLDPSQTAVIVNKFQLYTTLHQAGATDYVIYPLFSKWGAMNLGPHTGSARILFNESVSGVINWSLAAPLFSVNLFFLTALFTRSLTPIRMLASRDGMIAVAEQTVRVLRWGLWMAPVIYSLLRISPDPTWYNQDGAIRTLAAIWQSIALTPEAFRGWSIQTFMYLLAYDWFRILIWLDHMGLRVATLVNLSFVGGDALDELLARFQGHPGRTRCIPEALRRFATWAPLLIPFFLPMGADWGYVWDTAESIQKTGQGQASPLAVLVVLFLIGGTITALVSRARAKRQAKPRANIGLACGLDRPGYCPPDEIILHNGVYTVIQGRDGRGYSRVFSAVRHGREYDLTNRPVSRAHSVGKFLYLHEDGAAPWTLGCRPIRRRDVNVCVESTGPLSLRMTGSCQGITVRADISLLPDKTVELCRVRLTNTAKHPRQLELTSYREICLNDPNPQLRHPFYNRQHIATWFVPELTAILGRNRILKTDAAKAQNLRPSPEVYLHAAHIPADQTHVRVIGYEDNRGKFIGDTTLHDPEGLVGPTRALDDRDLRYTFDPIASLRLGVRLEPGQSAEFLLLDGYAPSAEDGARQIQELFHLPETPIVHPTVPAGPSRDIQEPSLEAMLRPPVSETFRFSDTGEELHLGWKTPRRWAHLMTNELGYGLLATNDGALSSFMGNSQQNALTPFAPDSMSVQTPGQIFYLKDIATGEIFSPTYVPFRDKTATHDVTFGLGHCVFRMRRGYIDTELTAFVLPDQPVEARLLRIRNASSTPKTYVVTFCAQIVLAEVPVDSIGQIETDTDAKLGALFFNRPENRYHQGWAFVASSLPVCASETSLNRFLGEGRDFSDPCMVICGGPDPDQDDDGYRVAALSGTITVPAGGEARMHVLIGQDRTIQSCRERIRALAADDSLDTALAHTKAWWRSVLGVIRVDTDSPAFDRLVNCWLPYQILNARLWGRLGPHQRSGAYGFRDQLQDVLPLVYLRPDQARAQILLHAGQQFHEGDVLQWWHKTWDGKTGLGMRNRASDPHLWLPYLTCRYVEASGDRSILDERIAYLEGRSIPHGEEGIAFVPRPSRDDATLYAHCLRALNTSLNRLGKNGLPLMGAHDWNDGLSAVGVDGTGTSVWLGFFLHDVLRTMIPLIEERDGRDMAQKFTAKAERLRLALARQWRDDHFIRAVTDNGEALDYADALCSAWPLLSKATDRDHGQTALVSGLKQLEKNNLALLLSPWFDENATPYPGRIADYPPGVRENGAQYSHGASWLVDALAELAHIEAQTGDATQAKDWREQALRVWLKISPLAHTLPDELETYGLPPHQQPADIFHGPGYEGRGGWSWYTGAAARMLWAAYRMLGIGLRGGRPEISPTLLEAQGALKVQQVRVHGVTVFSAHHAEETDGE
- a CDS encoding DUF1653 domain-containing protein, with the protein product MGNNHDGPALKPGRYRHFKGREYEVLGVARHSEGQEDMVVYRPLYGDSGLWVRPLSMFVEEVERGGVRQPRFRFVGGEEK
- a CDS encoding glycerophosphodiester phosphodiesterase — protein: MTQPLVWAHRGARSVAPENTMAAAHAALGQGAFGWELDVHLSQDGQVVVIHDHGLRRTTDVKTRSFPRRDQVVGRLTLAELRALDAGSWFARRDPFGTIADGTVGNRELSAFRGELLPTLAEALAWSREAGLAVNVEIKDQLGGDDDGLVRATAKRIRESGWAGRVCVSSFRAASVSLFHEFCPEVPVGLLLDTTAMQAPVERIMGALRDLGATALHPAVRGLRPGLIREFTSSGFVVNVYTVNTPEQLIWLAREGATGVITDFPGRARDIYAKLG
- a CDS encoding DNA translocase FtsK, which gives rise to MITDGNKLVREIFALLFVCCLALVTLSLYSFSPADPSFNHQAMADHVTRNLVGTLGAYVAGGLVDLCGGAAWLWPVFLAVGAGMLFFPMFRPRWWRWTGALLFALLLPLWLEQVTPWLGWTTSGMGGGGFVGRSLHGFFVHSLGECGFLLVAVCLTLIAVQLVMGMSYRAVVAQSGRFLSGARSWPRGLGHAGLEAEKKPETKGAKAVRGPKSMAEPVTPDTGGGGGPVEARPVTAPKPVLKREQRNAAIDPPIRPGTLPPLDLLASVPASRINVSKSVLEKQSQALTACFADFGIQGDVQGVQPGPVITMFEFKPAPGIKVSRIAGMGDDLALALKARAVRIVAPLPGRDTVGIEIPNEQRQTVYLREILDDPAFADTKGQLPLALGKDIQGASRIADLAKMPHMLVAGATGAGKSVCLNCLLLSLVYKHDPEHVKLLLVDPKRIELAVYGTLPHLVHPVVTDMNLAKNALEWAVYEMEQRYEAMAKTGVRHITTYNQKLAELGENRPEELRDLKPFPYLVIVIDELADLMMTAAKEVEGSIVRLAQLARASGIHLILATQRPSVDVVTGIIKANFPSRIAFQVSSKHDSRTILDGVGAEHLLGQGDMLFKLSGGGMQRIHGAFVGDDEIARVVGFWEKQRPQRFDLDFTEWNTGGEGGGADGGAGASDVLDDPKYGEAIDFVTEQGRASISMIQRRLRIGFNRAARFIEQMEMDGIIGPQDGSKPRLVRKKE